In one Echinicola marina genomic region, the following are encoded:
- a CDS encoding acyl-ACP desaturase produces the protein MKDREAIDYELEKNMEVISQLDAMVGETVDTVLVNPDECWQPTDFLPDMTKPDALDQVKLLQERAAGIPDTIITSLIGNMITEEALPSYQTYFNLLEGINPEGSLLSERGWVRWSKAWTAEENRHGDLLNKYLYLSGRADMKKVEQTIHRLIYNGFDPKSEKDPYQAMIYTSFQERATKVSHVNTGKLAEKAGDTVLSRICKTIAGDEARHEKAYKTFMARIFEIDPNGAMLAFEKMMRKQIVMPAVLMAKGGNNPTLFDQFSAITQKIGVYTGWDYARIIEHLVKLWKIESVTGLEGAAAKAQEYLAGLSDRYMRLADRMKAPDEISLAWLK, from the coding sequence ATGAAGGATAGAGAAGCGATAGATTACGAATTGGAGAAAAACATGGAAGTTATCAGTCAACTGGATGCCATGGTTGGTGAGACAGTAGATACAGTGTTGGTTAATCCAGATGAATGCTGGCAACCTACGGATTTTCTTCCTGATATGACCAAACCAGATGCTTTGGACCAGGTGAAGCTGTTACAAGAGCGTGCTGCAGGAATACCTGATACTATTATTACTTCCCTTATTGGGAATATGATTACGGAAGAGGCCCTTCCTAGTTACCAGACTTATTTTAATCTGCTGGAAGGAATTAATCCTGAAGGTAGCCTTTTGAGTGAAAGAGGCTGGGTAAGGTGGTCTAAGGCTTGGACTGCAGAGGAGAATAGGCATGGTGATTTATTGAACAAATACCTTTATTTATCCGGAAGAGCGGATATGAAAAAGGTGGAGCAGACGATTCACCGTTTGATTTATAATGGCTTCGATCCAAAGTCAGAAAAAGACCCTTATCAGGCGATGATTTATACCTCTTTCCAAGAGAGAGCAACCAAAGTGAGCCATGTAAATACGGGGAAATTAGCAGAGAAGGCTGGTGATACTGTTTTGTCAAGGATCTGTAAAACCATTGCTGGTGATGAGGCGAGACATGAGAAGGCTTATAAGACCTTTATGGCCAGGATTTTTGAAATTGATCCAAATGGTGCCATGCTTGCTTTTGAAAAAATGATGAGAAAGCAAATCGTAATGCCAGCTGTTTTGATGGCTAAGGGAGGTAATAATCCTACCTTATTTGATCAGTTTTCGGCTATTACACAGAAAATCGGTGTTTATACTGGCTGGGACTATGCCCGTATCATAGAACATTTGGTGAAATTGTGGAAAATAGAATCGGTTACCGGTTTGGAGGGAGCGGCAGCCAAAGCGCAAGAGTATTTGGCGGGTTTGAGCGATAGGTATATGAGATTAGCTGACAGGATGAAAGCTCCTGATGAGATCAGTTTAGCTTGGTTAAAGTAA
- a CDS encoding rhomboid family intramembrane serine protease, producing the protein MFRSLTPIVKNLLLINIGIFVIAAYFLPQLQSLFALYYINSDHFMPFQFLTYMFMHADFWHLFSNMFGLFIFGPLLEQFLGPKKILILWMVCGIGSGVLYSGYTAFQINQVDSKIESFYNDPDPENFNKFITENRQMFKPAVYDFIDAYSRDPKNKEYIATAEKYMDYVRQSKTNVPMVGASGALFGILVAFGMLFPNTQLFLLFPPMPIKAKYLVLFYGLYTVYNIIVNNPMDNVAHFAHLSGLIIGAILVTFWKKNRTSFY; encoded by the coding sequence ATGTTTAGATCACTCACACCTATTGTCAAAAACCTCCTATTGATCAATATAGGCATATTTGTAATTGCCGCTTATTTTTTGCCCCAGCTGCAATCCTTATTTGCACTCTATTATATCAATAGCGATCATTTTATGCCATTTCAGTTTTTGACCTATATGTTCATGCATGCTGATTTTTGGCATTTGTTCAGCAATATGTTCGGCCTGTTTATATTTGGCCCACTGTTGGAACAATTTCTCGGCCCAAAGAAAATTCTCATCCTGTGGATGGTCTGCGGAATTGGCTCCGGTGTTTTATATTCCGGTTATACTGCCTTCCAAATCAACCAAGTGGACAGCAAAATAGAATCATTCTATAATGACCCTGATCCAGAAAACTTTAACAAGTTCATTACTGAAAACAGGCAAATGTTCAAACCGGCCGTATATGACTTTATTGACGCCTACAGCAGGGACCCAAAAAACAAAGAATATATTGCTACAGCCGAGAAATACATGGATTACGTAAGGCAAAGTAAAACCAATGTACCTATGGTGGGTGCATCAGGGGCCTTATTTGGGATTTTGGTGGCCTTTGGTATGCTCTTTCCCAATACGCAACTTTTCCTACTATTCCCGCCAATGCCGATAAAAGCCAAGTATTTGGTACTCTTCTACGGGCTATATACCGTATATAATATTATCGTCAATAACCCCATGGACAATGTGGCACATTTTGCGCATTTAAGTGGTTTAATAATAGGAGCGATTTTGGTAACTTTCTGGAAAAAAAACAGGACTAGCTTTTACTGA
- a CDS encoding SusD/RagB family nutrient-binding outer membrane lipoprotein: protein MKKSLLILGIAVAGLFSSCDENLSDLNMDPKNPIEVKPEVLFTYGQYDLVNQMVNIDYNQNLDRLWANYLTQTTYIQESAYDAANRDVGGSLWDNIYAETLYELKQAKELLLSEEVADPNLVPVRNNQLAMVRVLEVYAYQYLVDNFGSIPYTEALDIDNVTPIYDEGEYVYGAIIDSLDVAINDFDDSAAGFSSSSDILYGGDIAAWKKFANSIKLKIGMRLADVNPSLAGTLVSEAVEAGVFESNTDNAVYAFSASQPYTNPIYDYFEVDSRDTDFVITQFFIDMLEGVNDPRMNVYFDDNIEDGYVGGEYGASGNSYLRLTHINPSLVEATFPGTILDYSYVSFLMAEAVERDFITGSAAEYYENGIRASFEAWGLSDTEATLYIAQPSVNYLTAAGDYKEKIGTQKYIALYNQGHEAWTEARRLDVPQLLTAVSNGVENPKRLIFPTNEPLINTTNYNAASDALGGDKTTSAIFWDLN, encoded by the coding sequence ATGAAAAAGTCATTATTAATATTAGGTATAGCAGTAGCGGGACTATTTTCTTCTTGTGATGAAAATCTCTCCGACCTGAATATGGATCCTAAGAATCCTATTGAGGTAAAACCTGAAGTTTTATTTACATATGGCCAGTATGATCTTGTTAACCAAATGGTTAATATTGATTATAACCAGAATCTAGATAGGTTATGGGCCAATTATTTAACACAGACCACTTATATCCAAGAGTCTGCTTATGATGCAGCCAATAGAGATGTGGGAGGTAGTCTTTGGGATAATATTTATGCTGAAACATTGTATGAATTAAAGCAAGCCAAAGAGCTGTTGCTTAGCGAAGAGGTGGCAGACCCCAATTTGGTTCCAGTAAGAAATAACCAACTGGCCATGGTAAGGGTGCTTGAAGTTTATGCATATCAGTATTTGGTGGATAACTTTGGTAGTATTCCTTATACAGAAGCATTGGATATTGACAATGTGACTCCTATATATGATGAGGGAGAATATGTATATGGTGCTATTATAGATAGCTTGGACGTAGCTATCAATGATTTTGATGATAGTGCTGCCGGTTTTAGTAGTTCGTCAGATATACTGTACGGAGGAGATATCGCAGCTTGGAAAAAGTTTGCCAATTCTATCAAATTAAAAATTGGCATGCGTCTAGCTGATGTAAATCCATCTCTAGCTGGTACTTTGGTATCTGAAGCTGTTGAGGCGGGTGTTTTTGAGTCCAACACGGATAATGCAGTTTATGCATTCAGTGCTTCACAGCCCTATACAAATCCTATTTATGACTATTTTGAAGTAGATAGTAGGGATACAGACTTTGTGATCACTCAGTTTTTCATCGATATGCTGGAGGGCGTGAATGACCCAAGAATGAATGTGTATTTTGATGATAATATTGAAGATGGGTATGTAGGAGGCGAGTACGGTGCATCTGGAAATTCTTATTTGAGATTGACTCATATCAATCCTTCATTGGTAGAGGCTACTTTCCCAGGTACAATCTTGGACTATTCTTACGTTTCTTTCTTGATGGCAGAAGCGGTAGAAAGGGATTTCATTACGGGAAGTGCTGCTGAGTATTATGAAAATGGTATCCGTGCATCTTTTGAAGCTTGGGGCTTATCAGATACAGAGGCTACATTGTATATTGCCCAGCCTTCAGTTAATTATTTAACGGCAGCTGGTGATTATAAAGAGAAAATTGGAACACAAAAGTACATCGCCCTTTACAATCAAGGACACGAGGCTTGGACTGAAGCGAGAAGATTGGATGTTCCTCAGTTGTTGACAGCCGTTTCCAATGGAGTTGAGAATCCTAAGAGATTAATATTTCCTACTAATGAGCCTTTGATCAATACTACCAACTATAATGCTGCTAGTGATGCTCTAGGTGGAGATAAAACAACATCTGCTATCTTCTGGGATTTGAATTAA
- the recQ gene encoding DNA helicase RecQ, whose protein sequence is MSPQEVLKNFYGYDTFRGQQEAIIKSILSGQDTIVLMPTGGGKSICYQVPAMVNEGLTLVISPLIALMKDQVDALNANGIPSAYLNSTQSTSEQRYISQEIQSGKLKLLYVAPERLFGGAAPLAELLKDIKLSLVAVDEAHCVSQWGHDFRPDYLQIGQFRQSFPAVPFIALTATADKQTRKDIADKLGLKFPKWFISSFDRPNITYSVAPKRNSFDKLLDFLEYHQKNSGIIYCLSRKSVEDTAEKLQAAGLSVLPYHAGLNREIRAANQEKFIKDEVKIVVATIAFGMGIDKSNVRFVVHMNMPQNIEGYYQETGRAGRDGLPSEALMFYSYGDYLTLQRMIETPDNPEYSEIILGKLTRMKTFCQLNTCRRKYLMAYFGEDEKEDCGNCDICFNKGNQQDMTIPSQMLLSTLARLNESFGMGYAILILKGSKSAKIQEEHKKLSVYGIGKEQTEDFWKKLGAKLIQEGYIAEAGQQFPTLKLTTLAWSKLKSKAKILLTMDDELKRTNTKVAHETDLYEALKSLRFQLAQKEDVPPYVIFSDATLVEMATYFPIDTESMLNISGVGQKKADTYGNDFIALISNYIKKHQLKPRKKLNPNKKSRSGGNLGISDTERVTLKHYQEGLNLFQIAQKREMTYNTIESHLAKLVKHGKIDAEEFISKDDILNIKLAFRRQESSYLKPLKEHFGDRYSYFQLKIALAGEK, encoded by the coding sequence ATGAGTCCACAAGAAGTATTAAAGAATTTTTACGGCTATGACACTTTTAGAGGACAGCAAGAAGCCATTATCAAAAGTATACTAAGTGGCCAAGACACCATTGTTCTTATGCCTACTGGTGGTGGTAAATCCATTTGCTACCAAGTACCCGCCATGGTTAATGAAGGATTGACACTGGTCATTTCACCATTGATCGCACTGATGAAGGACCAAGTGGACGCTTTGAATGCCAACGGTATTCCTTCCGCCTACCTCAATTCTACCCAAAGCACCAGCGAACAACGTTATATTTCGCAGGAAATTCAGTCCGGCAAATTAAAATTGCTTTATGTCGCGCCAGAAAGACTCTTTGGAGGAGCTGCGCCATTAGCTGAACTATTAAAGGACATCAAACTTTCTTTGGTAGCAGTGGATGAGGCTCACTGTGTCTCCCAATGGGGGCATGATTTCAGGCCTGATTACCTACAGATTGGTCAATTTCGACAGTCATTTCCTGCTGTACCTTTTATAGCGCTTACCGCTACTGCCGATAAACAAACCAGAAAGGACATTGCCGACAAATTGGGCCTAAAGTTCCCAAAATGGTTTATTTCCAGCTTTGATCGTCCAAATATCACTTACAGCGTCGCTCCTAAGAGAAATTCCTTTGACAAACTCCTTGACTTCCTGGAATACCATCAGAAAAACTCTGGGATCATTTATTGTCTCTCCAGAAAAAGCGTAGAAGATACTGCTGAAAAATTACAAGCGGCGGGACTATCTGTCCTGCCCTACCATGCAGGCTTAAACAGAGAAATAAGGGCGGCCAATCAGGAAAAGTTCATCAAAGATGAAGTAAAGATAGTGGTCGCAACAATAGCATTTGGCATGGGAATAGACAAGTCAAATGTGCGCTTTGTGGTCCATATGAATATGCCTCAAAACATAGAGGGGTATTACCAGGAAACTGGAAGAGCAGGAAGAGATGGCTTACCAAGCGAAGCCTTAATGTTTTATAGCTACGGAGATTACCTCACCCTTCAAAGGATGATAGAAACACCTGATAATCCGGAATATTCGGAGATCATATTGGGCAAGCTTACCAGAATGAAAACCTTTTGCCAGTTAAATACCTGCAGAAGGAAATACTTGATGGCTTATTTCGGTGAAGATGAAAAAGAAGATTGTGGCAATTGTGATATCTGTTTCAACAAAGGCAATCAACAGGACATGACCATCCCCTCTCAAATGCTACTCTCGACCTTGGCAAGGCTCAATGAATCCTTTGGCATGGGATATGCCATACTGATCTTAAAAGGCTCCAAATCTGCTAAAATCCAAGAAGAGCACAAAAAATTAAGCGTCTATGGAATAGGAAAGGAACAAACCGAAGATTTCTGGAAAAAACTGGGAGCTAAATTAATCCAGGAAGGCTATATTGCCGAGGCTGGCCAGCAATTTCCAACACTGAAGCTCACTACCTTGGCTTGGTCAAAGCTTAAATCAAAAGCTAAAATTTTACTCACTATGGATGATGAGCTCAAAAGAACAAACACCAAAGTAGCCCATGAAACAGATCTCTATGAAGCACTAAAATCCCTACGCTTTCAGCTGGCCCAAAAAGAAGATGTTCCACCCTATGTTATTTTTTCGGATGCCACTTTAGTCGAAATGGCCACCTACTTTCCTATTGATACGGAAAGCATGCTGAACATATCAGGAGTTGGACAGAAAAAAGCTGATACCTATGGAAATGATTTCATCGCATTAATTTCAAATTATATCAAAAAACATCAGTTAAAACCTCGGAAAAAGCTTAATCCCAACAAAAAAAGTCGATCAGGAGGAAATCTGGGAATTTCAGATACGGAAAGAGTCACCTTAAAACACTATCAGGAAGGTCTTAACCTTTTCCAAATTGCCCAAAAAAGAGAAATGACCTATAATACCATTGAAAGCCATTTAGCCAAATTAGTAAAACATGGTAAAATTGATGCGGAGGAATTTATATCCAAAGACGATATCCTAAATATTAAACTTGCATTTAGAAGACAAGAAAGTAGCTATCTCAAACCCCTAAAAGAGCACTTTGGAGACCGATATTCTTATTTTCAACTAAAAATTGCCTTAGCGGGAGAAAAATAA
- a CDS encoding rhomboid family protein has protein sequence MYGGFWYYLKNAFNQKDNSLYKILAINILVFLVLLVLRVFLTIGGGEELYRSILSYLMMPADVGKFITQPWSIITYMFLHEGIFHILFNMLFLYWFGLLIHEYLGSRKLANLYILGGIAGALFYVIIYNFAPYFSTQANHALMLGASAGVYAIVVGAATLSPDTTFHLLLLGPVRIKYIAIFYVVVAFANSTGANAGGELAHLGGAALGYFYITLLRKGTDLGKPVQTIGRFFENLFSNRPNVKVSYRKKYPPYKSEPLKKNPSKSNNSTSQEEIDKILDKIADKGYDSLSKEEKRKLFEYSNK, from the coding sequence ATGTACGGAGGATTCTGGTATTATTTGAAAAACGCATTTAACCAAAAGGATAACAGCCTGTATAAAATACTGGCCATTAATATTCTTGTATTTTTAGTTCTTCTGGTACTCAGGGTATTTTTGACCATTGGTGGAGGAGAAGAATTGTACAGAAGTATATTATCCTATTTGATGATGCCGGCAGATGTGGGCAAATTCATCACCCAACCCTGGTCAATTATAACGTATATGTTTTTGCATGAGGGGATTTTCCACATCCTTTTCAATATGCTCTTCCTATACTGGTTTGGACTATTGATCCACGAATATTTGGGCAGTAGAAAGCTGGCCAATTTATATATCCTTGGAGGCATAGCCGGAGCTTTATTTTATGTAATAATTTACAATTTTGCACCTTATTTCAGTACACAGGCAAATCATGCTTTGATGCTGGGAGCAAGTGCTGGTGTATACGCCATAGTGGTTGGTGCAGCTACATTGAGCCCTGATACAACCTTCCACCTCCTGCTACTGGGCCCAGTCAGGATCAAGTACATTGCCATATTCTATGTGGTGGTGGCCTTTGCCAATAGTACCGGAGCTAATGCTGGTGGAGAATTGGCCCACTTAGGAGGAGCAGCGCTGGGATATTTCTATATCACCTTATTAAGAAAAGGGACAGATTTGGGAAAACCTGTACAGACCATAGGTCGTTTCTTCGAGAACTTGTTTTCAAACCGTCCAAATGTTAAAGTAAGCTACAGGAAAAAATACCCACCCTATAAAAGTGAACCATTAAAGAAAAACCCATCAAAATCCAATAACTCAACTTCCCAAGAGGAAATTGATAAGATTTTGGATAAGATAGCTGACAAAGGCTACGATAGTCTATCCAAAGAAGAAAAAAGAAAACTATTTGAATACAGTAATAAGTAA
- the mutL gene encoding DNA mismatch repair endonuclease MutL has translation MSDIIQLLPDAIANQIAAGEVVQRPSSALKEMLENAIDAGATDIKVIIKEAGKTLMQVIDNGKGMSLTDARMSFERHATSKIRNSEDLFAIRTFGFRGEAMASIAAVAQVELKTKTEEDELGSLICIEGSEVKKQEPVVTPQGTSIAVKNLFFNVPARRNFLKSNPVELKHIVEEFQRVALSYPEISFSLINNDIELFKLSPGKLSQRIVGVFGKNYQGQLVSCEEDTPHVKIKGYVGKPENAKKSRGEQYFFVNNRYIKSHYLNHAVSNAYEGLMAADQHPFYVLFLEIDPSHIDINVHPTKTEIKFDDERTIYSVVKAGVKQALGAHNVVPTLDFSMDVNFTENWNHDEVRKEELSRENSYKTYSSPSFKKQDTSGWEKLFEGTKDHSESIRKEAFDQNNVHPSTELMTFSSRANEEEEEKREENIPVVPPVETNTGTTFQVELSYIVAQLGAGLLLLDQQASHERILYERYLKQLQNNGGASQQCLFPQSISLSPTDFALVMDLQEEMNSLGFIVEEFGKQTLLIKGVPADIQINNEKALFEGLLEQFKHFKSELSLDNRENLARSLAKKSSIKKGTKLNHQEMETIVGQLFACQNPNYGLSGNKTFVKLDLSKIRSFFEK, from the coding sequence ATGAGTGATATTATACAACTGCTTCCTGATGCTATTGCCAATCAAATAGCTGCAGGAGAAGTGGTACAGCGCCCGTCTTCTGCCCTCAAAGAAATGTTGGAAAACGCTATAGATGCGGGTGCCACAGATATAAAAGTAATCATTAAAGAAGCTGGAAAAACATTGATGCAAGTCATTGACAACGGTAAGGGCATGAGCCTTACCGATGCCAGAATGAGCTTTGAACGTCATGCCACTTCCAAAATCAGGAATTCAGAGGACCTTTTTGCCATTCGTACCTTTGGTTTCAGGGGGGAAGCCATGGCCTCCATCGCGGCCGTTGCCCAAGTGGAATTAAAAACAAAAACGGAAGAGGATGAACTGGGATCCCTCATCTGCATTGAAGGGTCTGAAGTAAAGAAGCAGGAACCAGTAGTCACACCCCAAGGGACTTCTATTGCAGTTAAAAACTTGTTTTTCAATGTTCCTGCAAGAAGAAACTTCCTGAAATCCAACCCCGTAGAGCTAAAGCATATCGTAGAAGAGTTTCAACGGGTCGCCTTATCCTATCCGGAAATCAGCTTCAGCCTGATCAATAACGATATTGAGCTTTTCAAGCTAAGTCCCGGAAAACTCAGCCAAAGAATTGTTGGTGTTTTTGGTAAAAACTACCAAGGCCAACTGGTTTCCTGTGAGGAAGACACACCGCATGTAAAAATCAAGGGCTATGTAGGCAAACCTGAAAACGCCAAAAAATCCAGAGGAGAACAATATTTCTTTGTCAATAACAGGTATATCAAAAGCCATTACCTCAACCATGCCGTGAGCAACGCCTATGAGGGATTGATGGCCGCTGACCAACACCCCTTTTATGTACTTTTCCTGGAAATCGATCCCTCCCATATAGACATCAACGTCCATCCGACCAAGACGGAAATCAAATTTGATGATGAAAGGACCATCTATTCTGTAGTCAAAGCCGGTGTCAAGCAAGCATTGGGAGCCCATAATGTGGTGCCCACTTTGGATTTCAGCATGGATGTCAACTTCACAGAGAACTGGAACCATGATGAGGTAAGGAAGGAAGAACTCAGCAGAGAAAACAGTTACAAAACATATAGCTCACCTTCCTTTAAAAAACAAGACACTTCAGGATGGGAAAAACTATTTGAAGGAACCAAGGATCATTCGGAGTCAATCAGAAAAGAAGCTTTTGACCAAAACAACGTCCATCCATCAACAGAATTGATGACCTTTTCCAGCAGGGCCAATGAGGAAGAAGAAGAGAAAAGAGAAGAAAACATACCGGTGGTCCCACCCGTTGAAACCAATACTGGAACGACCTTTCAGGTGGAATTAAGTTATATAGTTGCCCAATTGGGAGCCGGTCTGCTCCTATTGGACCAGCAAGCCAGTCATGAAAGAATCCTCTATGAGCGCTATTTGAAACAGTTGCAAAACAATGGTGGTGCATCGCAACAGTGTCTTTTTCCACAAAGCATTTCCCTTAGCCCTACAGACTTTGCCTTGGTGATGGACTTACAGGAAGAAATGAATAGTCTGGGCTTTATCGTAGAGGAGTTTGGGAAGCAAACTTTGCTGATAAAAGGGGTCCCTGCAGATATCCAGATCAATAATGAAAAAGCACTGTTTGAAGGACTATTGGAGCAGTTCAAACATTTCAAATCAGAACTTTCCCTAGACAATCGGGAAAACTTGGCCCGATCCTTGGCCAAAAAGTCTTCCATAAAGAAGGGAACCAAATTAAATCACCAAGAAATGGAAACCATCGTTGGACAATTATTTGCCTGTCAAAATCCAAATTATGGTCTTTCAGGGAACAAAACCTTTGTCAAACTTGATTTAAGTAAGATACGTAGTTTTTTTGAAAAATAA